A portion of the Coraliomargarita sinensis genome contains these proteins:
- a CDS encoding helix-turn-helix domain-containing protein, which produces MTALNKAPGLDFDSLQLVDRPWFPYLCTEIDFWQWKTAGEDHFNFWLALAGDGYLSCDGQAFRIQPGSFFVFSPHQSISAAHYSGPRITRFSAHFFPLRNGERLQQIEGLPHLGGVVDSLASAKRQIDLIMRVALRREDDAVLARKLYEFILQVTGGRTCDALSPAVSEALRVFREDPASVQSIHEFARSMGISRSHFDREFTAQIGQPPRQFLINCKIIEARRYLESSSLRVGEIAEALGYKDIYFFSRQFKQLVGLSPVHYRRGLQV; this is translated from the coding sequence TCCTTACCTCTGTACGGAGATTGACTTCTGGCAGTGGAAAACAGCGGGGGAGGATCATTTTAATTTCTGGTTGGCTTTGGCGGGGGACGGGTATCTCAGTTGTGACGGTCAGGCCTTTCGCATCCAGCCGGGTAGTTTTTTTGTCTTTTCTCCACACCAGAGTATCAGTGCGGCGCACTATTCCGGCCCCAGGATTACACGTTTCTCGGCGCACTTTTTCCCGTTGCGAAACGGAGAGCGGCTCCAGCAAATTGAAGGCCTGCCGCATCTTGGGGGTGTGGTGGATTCCCTGGCATCGGCCAAGCGGCAGATCGACCTGATTATGCGGGTCGCCTTACGTCGGGAAGATGACGCTGTGCTCGCCCGGAAACTTTATGAGTTTATCCTTCAGGTAACAGGTGGCAGGACCTGTGATGCGCTCAGTCCGGCGGTGAGCGAGGCCTTGCGTGTTTTTCGGGAAGACCCGGCATCGGTTCAATCCATCCATGAGTTTGCCCGGAGCATGGGCATCTCACGTTCGCATTTCGACCGGGAGTTTACCGCGCAAATCGGCCAGCCTCCGCGCCAGTTCCTCATCAATTGTAAGATTATCGAGGCACGCCGCTATCTGGAAAGCAGTTCGCTCCGAGTCGGTGAGATCGCCGAGGCACTTGGCTACAAGGATATCTATTTTTTCAGCCGTCAGTTTAAACAGCTGGTGGGCCTCTCGCCAGTCCACTATCGCCGGGGACTCCAGGTTTAA
- a CDS encoding DUF3592 domain-containing protein, which produces MKAEVIFSRIETRHHGGQNGGGTSAKIRLKYRYFVGGREYTGHRFCFGGGSAHSQAIATQELVEETSKFDVSYCRSCPSLSVAKPGIQQDSLTVMGFGLGLLLLMFCFIQA; this is translated from the coding sequence GTGAAAGCAGAAGTCATATTCAGCCGGATCGAAACGCGCCACCACGGCGGGCAAAATGGTGGCGGAACTTCAGCTAAGATCCGTTTAAAATACCGGTACTTCGTAGGCGGCCGTGAATATACCGGTCATCGTTTTTGCTTCGGGGGCGGCAGTGCCCACAGCCAGGCAATTGCCACACAGGAATTAGTCGAAGAAACCAGCAAATTCGATGTTTCATACTGCCGGTCATGCCCTTCACTCTCAGTTGCCAAGCCGGGGATTCAGCAGGACAGCTTAACTGTGATGGGCTTTGGTTTGGGCCTGCTGCTACTCATGTTTTGTTTTATCCAGGCATAG